One Coccinella septempunctata chromosome 1, icCocSept1.1, whole genome shotgun sequence DNA window includes the following coding sequences:
- the LOC123321302 gene encoding G patch domain-containing protein 1 homolog, with protein sequence MSDNEEENFCFYGKPLDPYDEDAFPKKRPITVEEQIATDSQGRRRFHGAFTGGFSAGFFNTVGSLEGWTPSEFKSSRGDKQKHVTRNPEDFMDDEDMDEFGFAPQSIRATKDYDTSKKRKRKVFSEGPIPGEPVLHTLLTAGNETVGYLLLKNIGMKEKIKTRDEECSTNRTYGCEMPKTSSLPEKLDTSDYELPEFYNKFLMNPKNDTFSLGYVGLDKSQFNLFKSSDLIVQEKNKKLSIRGQAFGVGAFENDDDDIYAKEDMSNYDFELTKERVKSVNNLNNPTEKVFNTFLKAKVNTFRREIYPPPVIPKSFTGKHKVKKSRFEPIATPEADKISRSKIDPTHRAELLGEETNEKYTASKSVKSHSNYVDEKYIKKEEPSETGKNMNVPGDIPKKTGFDPSSLWNDRFVTGAQDDEATNILAPVKKYESDHYSKEMRDAAKLKMFGPLTRISEDWQPCSLLCKRFNVPEPLADKPRATQNRIKMKNLIFEYQKHHEENVAFKSGLTQVAPEPPELITIDDIPTESKSQDSENVDDPKISETQVAEVKQEVVETDDNNEKIQQLKTEQNDKVPDVTDRLNIEEKGDLFRAVFLSSSESEDEEDSNENVEERDDTSDKRELELKSNMLGEDLQLPKIKPLKEGILSGLNFKSVHTFTKPLVENKEATAETTTPTTDGSSTNESNLYGPKLPETLQIRNIIASATSSSSLKKYSESSSDEWVEKDDVEKPKKKKKKQKKHKSSHKKKHKHSKKNS encoded by the exons ATGTCTGATAACGAAGAGGAAAATTTCTGCTTTTACGGCAAACCGCTTGATCCATACGATGAAG ATGCCTTTCCCAAGAAAAGGCCCATCACGGTGGAGGAACAAATTGCTACTGATTCTCAAGGTAGAAGAAGATTCCATGGAGCCTTTACTGGGGGATTTTCAGCAGGATTCTTCAATACTGTGGGATCCTTAGAAGGTTGGACCCCTAGTGAATTCAAAAGTAGTCGGGGGGATAAACAAAAACATGTTACACGAAAccctgaagattttatggatgATGAAGATATGGACGAATTTGGATTTGCTCCCCAATCCATACGTGCTACGAAGGATTATGATACTAGTAAAAAAAGGAAGCGAAAG gtgtTTTCCGAAGGACCAATTCCTGGAGAACCAGTTCTGCATACTTTATTAACTGCAGGTAATGAAACAGTTGGCTATCTCCTCTTGAAGAACATaggaatgaaagaaaaaataaaaactagaGATGAAGAATGCTCCACCAACAGAACGTATGGCTGTGAAATGCCCAAAACCTCTtctcttccagaaaaattagaTACTAGCGATTATGAATTACCAGAATTTTACaataaatttttaatgaatcCTAAGAATGATACATTTAGTTTAGGTTACGTTGGTCTGGATAAGAGCCAATTTAACTTATTCAAAAGCTCTGATTTAatagttcaagaaaaaaataaaaaattatctataCGAGGACAAGCTTTTGGCGTTGGGGCATTtgaaaatgatgatgatgacatATATGCTAAAGAAGATATGTCAAATTATGATTTTGAACTCACTAAAGAAAGAGTGAAATCTGTTAATAACTTGAATAATCCTACAGAAAAAgttttcaatacatttttgaagGCTAAAGTGAATACTTTTAGAAGAGAAATATACCCTCCTCCAGTTATACCTAAAAGTTTCACTGGAAAGCATAAAGTTAAAAAGTCCAGATTTGAACCTATAGCAACACCTGAAGCAGATAAAATCAGTCGAAGTAAGATCGATCCAACCCATCGTGCTGAACTACTTGGTGAAGAAACTAATGAAAAGTACACCGCATCAAAAAGTGTAAAATCTCATAGCAATTATGTggatgaaaaatatataaaaaaagaaGAACCAAGTGAAACAGGGAAAAATATGAATGTACCCGGTGATATCCCTAAAAAAACTGGGTTTGATCCAAGTAGTCTTTGGAATGATCGTTTTGTAACCGGCGCACAAGATGACGAAGCAACAAACATATTGGCCCCTGTTAAAAAATACGAAAGTGACCATTACAGTAAGGAGATGAGAGATGCAGCGAAACTGAAGATGTTTGGGCCTCTTACGAGAATTTCTGAAGATTGGCAGCCATGTTCATTACTGTGTAAGAGGTTCAACGTTCCGGAGCCCTTAGCTGA taaACCACGTGCCACGCAGAACAGAATTAAAATGAAGAATCTCATTTTCGAATATCAGAAACATCACGAAGAAAATGTTGCGTTCAAATCTGGCTTGACTCAAGTAGCCCCCGAACCACCTGAATTGATTACAATTGATGATATCCCAACTGAAAGTAAATCTCAAGACTCGGAAAACGTAGATGATCCTAAAATATCAGAGACACAAGTTGCGGAAGTAAAACAAGAAGTTGTGGAAACggatgataataatgaaaaaatacaaCAATTAAAAACCGAACAAAACGATAAAGTACCAGATGTGACGGATCGActgaatattgaagaaaaaggGGATTTATTCAGGGCGGTTTTCCTGAGTAGTAGCGAGTCTGAAGATGAAGAAGACAGTAATGAAAACgtagaggaaagagatgatacgTCTGATAAAAGAGAACTTGAATTGAAGTCGAATATGTTGGGTGAAGATTTGCAGTTACCGAAAATTAAACCTCTCAAGGAGGGAATTCTTTCCGGACTCAATTTCAAGAGCGTCCACACTTTCACGAAACCATTGGTTGAAAATAAAGAGGCTACAGCTGAAACTACTACTCCGACAACTGATGGCTCTAGCACCAACGAGTCAAATCTATACGGACCGAAACTGCCTGAAACTCTGCAAATTCGTAATATTATTGCAAGTGCGACTAGCAGTTCGAgcttgaaaaaatattctgaaagtAGCAGTGACGAGTGGGTGGAGAAGGatgatgttgaaaaaccaaaaaagaagaagaagaaacagaAAAAACATAAATCTTCTCACAAAAAGAAACATAAGCACTCAAAAAAAAATAGCTAG
- the LOC123321062 gene encoding uncharacterized protein LOC123321062 — MAAKSCIVCGDTEFEVKKLFCFPSNPGRCESWMKILGFKNTQFKKHHRICDKHFSNEAYMDLRLLKLKRDAIPIAWVIPSFPVLAKEGDTMPSVIEDVFPVESSSSTLSSSVLAKEGNTIPSSNEKEFASRTSTIPSSDAQDPTPSASSSACPSTPHGRSRAKIFRNIDNFTLSNSTPRKMKLVVLISEKGRPTTQS, encoded by the exons ATGGCTGCAAAAAGTTGTATAGTCTGTGGAGACACCGAGTTCGAagtgaagaaattattttgttttccatcAAATCCAGGAAG atgtgaatCGTGGATGAAAATTCTAGGTTTCAAAAACACCCAATTTAAAAAACACCATCGAATTTGTGATAAGCATTTCAGCAACGAAGCTTACATGGACTTGAGGTTATTAAAACTGAAGAGAGATGCTATTCCTATAGCATGGGTAATTCCTTCATTTCCAG TTCTAGCAAAAGAGGGAGACACTATGCCTTCTGTAATTGAAGACGTATTTCCAGTTGAATCTAGttcttcaacattatcttcATCAG TTCTAGCTAAAGAGGGAAACACTATACCTTCTTCGAATGAAAAGGAATTTGCATCTAGGACTTCAACAATTCCTTCATCAG ATGCACAAGATCCTACCCCTAGCGCATCTTCATCAGCATGCCCAAGTACACCACATGGGAGGTCTAGGGCGAAGATATTCCgtaatattgataattttacCTTATCAAATTCTACCCCTAGAAAGATGAAGTTGGTTGTTCTTATATCGGAAAAAGGAAGACCAACTACGCAAAGTTAA
- the LOC123315151 gene encoding uncharacterized protein LOC123315151 isoform X2: MREWTLWKIKATYLKPILQYAMKVNIAAKVMSHTVAAYIFSLISAGQMNPEAIGTASFIKEVDTLFDSMNGKSDDGPFGKELKGPLSVRSPHIQYWEEESQRIKKWSFIRYTKTGTLKQSMPPSQTGWLQSIKAVQGLWEYLRELGFKSLKTRTLNQDPLENLFGQIRYGCGCNDNPTVQQFIGSLKTQLLNGLVSQSFRGRNCEKDDNELVCNLKSFLNIPPQSLERETVEEASLTNEAPQISVEVLSAEIAGEVSSGSPKILSVAYVAGAILKVVKKHICCSLCDSMLTASDLEPQNLFIMNKEWSDQRSVLLYPSESYTVSIGCGITVLEEFLDESPSHPKVKVTALAVLSTMNFDHLACSEHKSHIRDITTAALCRIGIPWWCRRKCEEVKTEAKTRSMNKKLKKILHQ; this comes from the exons ATGAGGGAGTG GactttatggaaaataaaagccACATACCTGAAACCCATATTGCAGTATGCAATGAAGGTGAATATAGCTGCCAAAGTAATGAGCCACACAGTTGCagcatacatattttccttGATTAGTGCAg ggcAAATGAACCCCGAGGCCATTGGGACTGCTTCCTTCATAAAAGAGGTGGACACACTGTTTGACAGTATGAATGGCAAGTCAGATGATGGTCCCTTTGGGAAAGAGCTGAAGGGTCCATTGAGTGTCCGCTCACCCCACATCCAATATTGGGAGGAGGAATCACAAAGGATTAAAAAGTGGAGCTTCATTCGATACACCAAAACTGGCACCCTGAAACAATCCATGCCACCTTCCCAAACAGGTTGGCTCCAATCGATCAAAGCTGTTCAAGGGCTCTGGGAGTATTTGAGGGAATTGGGTTTCAAATCCCTCAAAACAAGAACTCTCAATCAAGATCCATTGGAGAACCTGTTTGGACAAATTAGGTATGGTTGTGGATGCAATGACAATCCTACAGTTCAGCAATTCATTGGAAGTTTGAAAACTCAACTTCTAAATGGATTGGTAAGCCAAAGCTTTCGTGGGAGAAATTGTGAGAAGGACGACAATGAACTTGTCTGTAATTTGAAGTCATTCCTCAATATTCCCCCTCAAAGTTTGGAAAGGGAAACTGTAGAAGAGGCTTCTCTGACTAATGAAGCACCGCAAATATCAGTAGAGGTATTGTCTGCTGAAATTGCGGGAGAAGTTTCTTCTGGAAGCCCCAAGATCCTGTCTGTGGCATATGTGGCTGGAGCCATTCTTAAGGTGGTGAAAAAACACATATGCTGTTCCTTATGTGATTCTATGCTCACAGCTTCAGATTTAGAGCcacaaaatttatttataatgAATAAAGAGTGGTCTGATCAAAGATCGGTATTACTGTACCCAAGTGAAAGCTACACTGTTTCTATAGGTTGCGGAATAACAgtgttggaggaatttttggatgAATCCCCTTCCCATCCTAAAGTAAAAGTGACTGCACTTGCGGTACTGTCTACCATGAACTTTGATCATCTTGCATGTTCTGAACATAAAAGTCACATAAGGGACATAACGACAGCTGCTCTCTGTAGGATTGGCATTCCATGGTGGTGCAGAAGGAAGTGTGAAGAGGTGAAAACGGAAGCTAAAACAAGAagcatgaacaaaaaattaaaaaagatattgCATCAGTAA
- the LOC123315151 gene encoding uncharacterized protein LOC123315151 isoform X1: protein MPSVTANFMLSQIRNFKAKSANARRWTLDDKIIALSLFKRSPRCYNLLRKFAALPSKNTILKLLKMVPFKVGINESIFNQLNENLPKDIHQRCCALLFDEMDIKEGVQYDMGEDKILGFEDFGDTNFSKRLATKALVFMLVGLGKNWKQPVAYYFSHRGCNAAELKKCLLEVLSAAKHVAKVDVAVTVCDMGTSNVRCIKELGATKETPFFFFENSKVHCMFDPPHLLKCTYSLFRKHNVSLPVTIGETILNKVAKFQDVIAAYEIDNRNTIVFRTLWKIKATYLKPILQYAMKVNIAAKVMSHTVAAYIFSLISAGQMNPEAIGTASFIKEVDTLFDSMNGKSDDGPFGKELKGPLSVRSPHIQYWEEESQRIKKWSFIRYTKTGTLKQSMPPSQTGWLQSIKAVQGLWEYLRELGFKSLKTRTLNQDPLENLFGQIRYGCGCNDNPTVQQFIGSLKTQLLNGLVSQSFRGRNCEKDDNELVCNLKSFLNIPPQSLERETVEEASLTNEAPQISVEVLSAEIAGEVSSGSPKILSVAYVAGAILKVVKKHICCSLCDSMLTASDLEPQNLFIMNKEWSDQRSVLLYPSESYTVSIGCGITVLEEFLDESPSHPKVKVTALAVLSTMNFDHLACSEHKSHIRDITTAALCRIGIPWWCRRKCEEVKTEAKTRSMNKKLKKILHQ from the exons ATGCCGTCAGTGACGGCTAATTTTATGCTATCCcaaatcaggaattttaaaGCAAAGAGTGCCAATGCACGAAGATGGACCCTTGATGACAAAATCATTGCTCTTTCCCTTTTCAAGAGGAGTCCCCGGTGCTATAACCTCCTCAGAAAATTTGCGGCCCTACCAagcaaaaacacaatattaaagTTGTTGAAAATGGTTCCGTTCAAAGTTGGAATCAACGAAAGCATTTTCAATCAACTGAATGAGAATCTCCCCAAGGACATACATCAGAGATGCTGTGCccttttatttgatgaaatggACATCAAAGAAGGTGTCCAGTATGATATGGGGGAAGACAAAATCCTTGGTTTTGAGGATTTTGGAGATACTAATTTCAGTAAAAGGCTTGCCACAAAAGCGTTAGTGTTCATGCTGGTAGGGTTGGGTAAAAATTGGAAGCAGCCAGTGGCCTACTATTTCAGCCATAGGGGTTGTAATGCTGCAGAGTTGAAAAAATGTCTATTAGAAGTTCTCTCTGCAGCAAAACATGTTGCCAAAGTGGACGTTGCTGTTACAGTCTGTGATATGGGTACAAGTAATGTGAGGTGCATCAAAGAACTTGGTGCTACTAAAGAAAcacctttctttttttttgaaaactcaAAAGTTCATTGCATGTTTGATCCACCTCACTTATTGAAATGTACCTATTCTCTATTTCGTAAGCACAATGTTAGTCTTCCTGTAACCATTGGCGAAACCATCTTGAATAAAGTTGCCAAATTTCAGGATGTCATTGCAGCTTACGAAATAGATAATAGAAATACAATCGTTTTCAGGactttatggaaaataaaagccACATACCTGAAACCCATATTGCAGTATGCAATGAAGGTGAATATAGCTGCCAAAGTAATGAGCCACACAGTTGCagcatacatattttccttGATTAGTGCAg ggcAAATGAACCCCGAGGCCATTGGGACTGCTTCCTTCATAAAAGAGGTGGACACACTGTTTGACAGTATGAATGGCAAGTCAGATGATGGTCCCTTTGGGAAAGAGCTGAAGGGTCCATTGAGTGTCCGCTCACCCCACATCCAATATTGGGAGGAGGAATCACAAAGGATTAAAAAGTGGAGCTTCATTCGATACACCAAAACTGGCACCCTGAAACAATCCATGCCACCTTCCCAAACAGGTTGGCTCCAATCGATCAAAGCTGTTCAAGGGCTCTGGGAGTATTTGAGGGAATTGGGTTTCAAATCCCTCAAAACAAGAACTCTCAATCAAGATCCATTGGAGAACCTGTTTGGACAAATTAGGTATGGTTGTGGATGCAATGACAATCCTACAGTTCAGCAATTCATTGGAAGTTTGAAAACTCAACTTCTAAATGGATTGGTAAGCCAAAGCTTTCGTGGGAGAAATTGTGAGAAGGACGACAATGAACTTGTCTGTAATTTGAAGTCATTCCTCAATATTCCCCCTCAAAGTTTGGAAAGGGAAACTGTAGAAGAGGCTTCTCTGACTAATGAAGCACCGCAAATATCAGTAGAGGTATTGTCTGCTGAAATTGCGGGAGAAGTTTCTTCTGGAAGCCCCAAGATCCTGTCTGTGGCATATGTGGCTGGAGCCATTCTTAAGGTGGTGAAAAAACACATATGCTGTTCCTTATGTGATTCTATGCTCACAGCTTCAGATTTAGAGCcacaaaatttatttataatgAATAAAGAGTGGTCTGATCAAAGATCGGTATTACTGTACCCAAGTGAAAGCTACACTGTTTCTATAGGTTGCGGAATAACAgtgttggaggaatttttggatgAATCCCCTTCCCATCCTAAAGTAAAAGTGACTGCACTTGCGGTACTGTCTACCATGAACTTTGATCATCTTGCATGTTCTGAACATAAAAGTCACATAAGGGACATAACGACAGCTGCTCTCTGTAGGATTGGCATTCCATGGTGGTGCAGAAGGAAGTGTGAAGAGGTGAAAACGGAAGCTAAAACAAGAagcatgaacaaaaaattaaaaaagatattgCATCAGTAA
- the LOC123320986 gene encoding thioredoxin, mitochondrial-like, with protein MMQTARKIFPRAVVTFSRTLQTSSCVKKSFKVQDDQDFMEKVENSKKPVIVDFFATWCGPCRALEPRLENVVAKRSDKITLAKVDVDSLGELAAKYEVGTIPALVIFKNGKVESRLVGLQDEDKLGNWLDATLEEK; from the exons ATGATGCAGACGGCTAGAAAAATATTTCCCAGAGCAGTAGTGACATTCTCAAGAACCCTCCAAACATCTTCATGCGTGAAGAAATCTTTTAAAGTTCAAGATGACCAGGACTTCATGGAGAAAGTGGAAAATAGCAAGAAGCCAGTAATTGTTGACTTTTTTGCTAC TTGGTGTGGACCATGTAGAGCATTGGAACCTAGATTAGAAAATGTAGTTGCAAAACGTAGTGATAAAATAACCTTAGCAAAGGTTGATGTAGATTCGTTGGGAGAGTTGGCTGCAAAATATGAG GTTGGGACTATTCCTGCATTGGtgattttcaaaaatggcaAAGTAGAAAGCAGACTTGTTGGTCTACAAGATGAAGATAAATTGGGTAACTGGTTAGATGCTACTCTAGAGGAAAAATAA